From one Sulfurovum sp. UBA12169 genomic stretch:
- a CDS encoding methyltransferase type 12 gives MKRSKRWYKVVENSASSLDLYAKVEDLLGVKEAAPRLYAHYLLFLTGVNFDSLLDVGCGSGDFLLQMQEALGIMSPKGIDLSPLMVQKSSQKGIDATCIDLCELKDKYDVITAVFDMLNYLDKPSLARFLTCVSAHLNEGGFFLCDINTLYGFKDVAVGSYVVDDKERFLTIDSDFEANKYVSEFTLFEKEGTHFKKSQETITQYYHTVDEIMKLSGLKLVSSDLVTLYEMDRADKKFLVFEKNKQ, from the coding sequence ATGAAAAGATCAAAGAGGTGGTACAAAGTCGTGGAGAATAGTGCTTCTTCGCTCGATCTTTATGCCAAAGTAGAAGATCTTTTGGGAGTCAAAGAAGCGGCTCCTCGGCTTTATGCACACTATCTTCTTTTTCTGACCGGTGTTAATTTTGATTCACTTCTGGATGTGGGATGCGGTTCGGGCGATTTTTTGCTTCAGATGCAAGAGGCTTTGGGCATCATGTCACCCAAGGGTATTGATCTTAGTCCCTTGATGGTTCAAAAAAGTTCCCAAAAAGGGATAGATGCAACATGTATCGATCTTTGTGAACTTAAAGACAAATATGATGTTATCACAGCTGTATTTGATATGCTAAACTACTTGGATAAACCTTCTCTTGCGCGTTTTTTAACCTGCGTCTCTGCGCATTTGAATGAAGGCGGTTTTTTTCTTTGCGATATCAACACGCTGTATGGGTTTAAAGACGTGGCAGTGGGCTCTTATGTCGTTGATGATAAAGAGAGATTTTTAACGATAGACAGCGATTTTGAAGCAAACAAATATGTGTCTGAATTTACTCTTTTTGAAAAAGAGGGTACGCATTTTAAAAAATCCCAAGAGACGATTACGCAATACTATCATACGGTCGATGAGATCATGAAGCTAAGCGGTTTAAAGCTGGTAAGCAGTGATTTGGTTACTCTGTATGAAATGGATAGGGCAGATAAGAAATTTCTTGTTTTTGAAAAAAATAAGCAGTAA
- a CDS encoding single-stranded DNA-binding protein: MYNKVILAGNLTRDIEIRYTQGGSAIGSTGVAVSRKFKSQTGEQKEEVTFVDLTFFGRTAEIANQYLHKGSKVLVDGRLKLDQWTAQDGSKRSKHSVIVENLQMIGGKDDTQTNSGYGSNGYDSTESEEFYAAPTTPSAPRPQAAPRQESVSNIPEIDISEDEIPF, translated from the coding sequence ATGTACAACAAAGTTATTTTAGCAGGAAACCTTACCAGAGATATAGAAATCCGATACACCCAAGGCGGTTCGGCTATTGGAAGCACGGGCGTTGCGGTCAGTAGAAAATTCAAATCGCAAACGGGAGAACAAAAAGAAGAGGTCACATTTGTCGATCTTACCTTTTTCGGAAGAACTGCTGAAATAGCCAATCAGTACCTCCATAAGGGAAGCAAAGTTTTAGTAGATGGAAGATTGAAGCTTGACCAGTGGACAGCTCAGGACGGTTCAAAAAGAAGCAAACACTCTGTGATCGTAGAAAACCTGCAAATGATAGGCGGCAAAGACGATACGCAGACAAATAGCGGATACGGAAGTAACGGATACGACAGTACCGAATCAGAAGAATTCTATGCTGCACCGACAACTCCGTCGGCACCAAGACCCCAAGCTGCCCCAAGACAAGAATCTGTATCCAACATCCCAGAAATCGACATCAGTGAAGATGAAATACCGTTTTAG
- a CDS encoding UDP-N-acetylmuramate--L-alanine ligase yields MKIHFIGIGGIGLSALAKFLANDGHKISGSDIKQTEITNDLAMNFDAKITIPHHEDAVEGVDRVIYSAAVRPTNPEYQKAKLLGIELLSRKEALKSILGEKEVYAVGGAHGKSTTSAMLASLLPDSNALIGAISKEFGSNVRHCANNKVVFEADESDESFLNSNPYLAVVTNVEPEHMEYYGYDEERFYNAYKHFLSLAKIRIINAEDAFLSSLDMDAVRLYPSKDITHMEFILVNGEPYTKFELLNLGAFEVLGFGMHIATDAALAVFAALQLGENIEDIRCNLRHYKGIKKRFDIVQNKTSCVVIDDYGHHPTEIKATIASLKTYAKLREFNKLYIIWQPHKYSRTMDNLQGFVECFEGADELVILPIWSAGELEVEIDLKGAFSKYNLTMADKITKEDGAVKVIKEGHVIKEYSDGLIAAFGAGDITYQIRGEA; encoded by the coding sequence GTGAAAATTCATTTTATCGGTATTGGCGGCATAGGATTGTCGGCATTGGCAAAATTTTTAGCAAATGACGGACATAAGATTTCGGGTTCGGATATCAAGCAAACAGAAATTACCAATGATTTGGCAATGAATTTTGACGCAAAAATCACGATACCTCACCATGAAGATGCAGTAGAAGGGGTAGACAGAGTTATTTACTCTGCCGCAGTGCGGCCTACCAATCCTGAATATCAAAAAGCCAAACTGCTTGGCATAGAACTGCTTTCGCGCAAAGAGGCCTTAAAGTCTATCCTTGGAGAAAAAGAGGTGTATGCTGTGGGCGGGGCACACGGAAAAAGTACGACTTCGGCAATGCTTGCCTCTCTTCTTCCAGATTCTAATGCATTGATTGGAGCCATCAGCAAAGAGTTTGGTTCCAACGTGCGCCATTGCGCCAACAACAAAGTGGTATTTGAGGCTGATGAAAGTGATGAGAGTTTTCTTAACTCCAATCCTTATTTGGCGGTAGTCACCAACGTGGAGCCTGAACACATGGAATATTACGGATACGATGAAGAGCGTTTTTACAATGCATATAAACATTTTCTCTCTCTGGCAAAGATCCGTATAATCAATGCCGAAGATGCATTTCTTTCCTCCTTAGATATGGATGCGGTCAGGCTCTATCCTTCAAAAGATATTACCCATATGGAGTTCATTTTGGTCAACGGCGAGCCCTATACTAAATTTGAACTTTTAAATCTGGGTGCCTTTGAAGTGCTTGGGTTTGGTATGCATATTGCTACTGATGCGGCATTGGCTGTTTTTGCGGCATTGCAGCTGGGCGAAAACATTGAAGATATCCGTTGTAATTTAAGACATTACAAAGGGATCAAAAAACGTTTTGATATTGTGCAAAATAAAACTTCCTGCGTGGTGATAGATGACTACGGACACCATCCTACAGAGATCAAAGCGACGATAGCCTCACTTAAGACTTATGCCAAACTAAGAGAATTCAATAAGCTTTATATTATTTGGCAGCCGCATAAATACAGTCGAACCATGGACAACCTTCAAGGGTTTGTGGAGTGTTTTGAAGGAGCAGATGAACTGGTGATTCTTCCTATCTGGTCGGCAGGAGAACTGGAAGTAGAGATAGACCTTAAAGGCGCTTTTTCCAAATACAATCTTACTATGGCAGACAAAATCACCAAAGAAGATGGCGCGGTAAAAGTTATCAAAGAGGGACATGTGATTAAAGAGTATAGCGATGGACTTATTGCAGCCTTTGGAGCGGGGGATATCACCTATCAGATTCGCGGTGAAGCTTAA
- a CDS encoding ATP phosphoribosyltransferase, with protein MLTIALPKGRIAEETLEIFAEIFGGEFKFEGRELIFERGGFRFLNVRNQDVPTYVEHGAADLGVVGLDVIVEKELDIIQLLDMRLGKCKVAIGIKNEDELDWSRPHIKVATKMENITKNYFAQKAVGVEVVKLYGSIELAPLVGLADAIVDIVETGSTMKENGLKVAEDIMDSSAHLISNKNSFYAKKKEIFSLYEKIKEVVQSRGE; from the coding sequence ATGTTAACCATTGCATTGCCAAAAGGCAGGATAGCCGAAGAGACATTGGAGATTTTTGCAGAGATTTTCGGCGGAGAATTTAAATTCGAAGGCAGAGAACTTATTTTTGAGAGAGGTGGATTTCGTTTTTTAAACGTACGCAATCAAGATGTACCTACCTATGTCGAACATGGCGCAGCGGATTTAGGAGTTGTAGGGCTTGATGTCATCGTTGAAAAAGAATTGGATATCATCCAGCTTCTTGATATGCGTTTGGGAAAATGTAAGGTAGCCATAGGGATCAAAAATGAAGATGAACTTGATTGGTCGCGCCCTCACATAAAAGTGGCTACGAAAATGGAAAATATCACTAAAAACTATTTTGCTCAAAAAGCAGTAGGGGTAGAAGTGGTGAAGCTTTACGGTTCTATTGAACTTGCTCCGCTGGTCGGGCTTGCAGATGCCATTGTGGATATTGTAGAAACCGGAAGTACAATGAAAGAAAACGGACTGAAGGTAGCAGAGGATATTATGGACTCTTCGGCGCACCTTATCTCTAACAAAAATAGTTTTTATGCAAAGAAAAAAGAGATCTTTTCTTTGTATGAAAAGATCAAAGAGGTGGTACAAAGTCGTGGAGAATAG
- the rpsR gene encoding 30S ribosomal protein S18 yields the protein MQERRKFKKRFCKYCEAKIDLIDYKDIAQLKFSLSERFKIMPRRLTGNCKHHQEMVTIAIKRARQTALIPYIVDRKNVVESPLDMIK from the coding sequence ATGCAAGAAAGAAGAAAATTCAAAAAAAGATTTTGCAAATATTGTGAAGCAAAAATAGATTTGATCGACTATAAAGATATAGCTCAACTTAAATTTTCACTCAGTGAAAGATTTAAAATCATGCCAAGAAGATTGACAGGCAACTGCAAACATCACCAAGAGATGGTAACTATTGCTATCAAAAGAGCGAGACAAACTGCGCTTATTCCTTATATCGTAGATAGAAAGAATGTAGTTGAATCTCCGCTTGATATGATCAAATAA
- a CDS encoding ribosomal-protein-alanine N-acetyltransferase, giving the protein MIIQKAVSKDAKALYALEQEVFTSSNYPLSLHAFYYHIQKNLLLKAVDDGKIVGYILLFRIKKTLKIHSLAVIEEFRGQHIAQKLIEKALGAYDDKKYNRMALEVRLDNVSAIKLYQKFGFVIKKELPSFYLDGSSAYYMYRSNVPA; this is encoded by the coding sequence ATGATAATTCAAAAAGCAGTTTCCAAAGATGCTAAAGCCCTTTATGCTTTAGAACAAGAGGTCTTTACTTCTAGTAATTATCCTCTTTCGCTACACGCATTTTATTATCACATTCAAAAAAATCTATTGTTAAAAGCAGTAGATGATGGAAAAATAGTAGGATACATCCTGCTGTTTAGAATCAAAAAAACACTTAAAATTCATTCTCTCGCTGTTATAGAAGAGTTTAGAGGTCAGCATATTGCTCAAAAGCTTATTGAAAAGGCTTTGGGTGCATATGATGACAAGAAATATAATCGTATGGCACTGGAAGTTCGCTTGGATAATGTTTCTGCAATTAAACTTTATCAAAAATTTGGATTTGTTATCAAAAAAGAGTTGCCTTCCTTTTACCTGGACGGAAGTAGCGCATACTATATGTACAGATCAAATGTGCCGGCATGA
- a CDS encoding pantothenate kinase codes for MFLADIGNSYFHLFDGKTVIHLSHEEAIAKYHQENIYYICVKHALEEKISNIPAWHNVSIKMKLAGAYGTMGVDRKALCLSHREGIFVDAGSAITVDVVEEGKYRGGFILPGLNAYLQAYRSISGVLDVPLNSAVDLHELPLTTKDGISYGIIASIKTLIDKHRQDKTLYITGGDGRVLSSFFEKAVFDEALVFKGMQNALDVQSIKNNNKQ; via the coding sequence ATGTTTTTGGCAGATATCGGAAACAGTTATTTTCATCTTTTTGACGGCAAGACCGTAATACATCTCTCTCATGAGGAAGCTATAGCAAAGTATCATCAAGAAAATATTTATTACATTTGCGTAAAACATGCTTTGGAGGAAAAAATAAGCAATATCCCGGCATGGCACAATGTCTCAATCAAAATGAAGCTTGCCGGAGCTTATGGCACAATGGGCGTAGACAGAAAAGCACTCTGCTTGAGTCATCGGGAGGGAATTTTTGTTGATGCCGGTTCAGCAATTACGGTGGATGTGGTAGAAGAAGGAAAGTACAGGGGAGGGTTTATCCTGCCGGGGCTTAATGCATACCTCCAGGCATACAGATCCATCTCCGGTGTTTTAGATGTCCCATTAAACAGCGCAGTTGATCTGCATGAACTTCCGTTAACAACTAAAGATGGGATAAGCTATGGTATAATCGCGTCCATAAAAACCCTCATAGATAAACACCGTCAGGATAAAACGCTTTATATAACAGGAGGTGACGGAAGAGTTCTTTCTTCATTTTTTGAAAAAGCTGTTTTTGATGAAGCTTTGGTTTTTAAGGGGATGCAAAATGCACTTGATGTGCAATCAATAAAGAACAACAACAAACAATAA
- a CDS encoding endonuclease MutS2, with amino-acid sequence MSAQQHSEKSIIQKLDLDGYIARFKQFFAREKSVVMMGDINQHYRYIKALCDVQFPPPYDVPNLDREITLVKKQGVLALDEIYAFVKMLSYFNTLAVLDLPEPLFSWIKSIQIPQEMSEIIGYFADDGQINAERDPELFDLERAIKQNKAQIKETLYKLAHSSKLLPYLVDSQVHFNGGEETLLARGGFNNVIKATVAGRSAGGYFYIIPQSISHLKEKEAALLSGKEELIYRYCKKISATFFKWERFISFINKEYDRFDHYQARVSFARANEYEFVLPGKEKRIKLQDFAHPAIDNPMPITMDLNKKIMLVTGVNAGGKTMLLKSMLSAVYMSKYLLPFKCDASRTEVGHYKSIEAVIDDPQSVKNDISTFAGRMVEFAKLFGKEDAIVGVDEIELGTDSDEAASLFRVMLDELRKRGITFIVTTHHKRLASLMASDDEVELIAALYDEAMRRPTYTFLQGSIGKSYAFETAERYGIPPAIVAKAKEVYGEDKENLNELIEKSTSLEREMRTKIAGIDEKLLAIEKQKQKLQEEEAKLQESHRKAIATLENRYNAATKKAQEALKAKESTEGRRLLNEAYQRKTFTSKEVKLEAKEPLKEGDKVKYRSHKAQLLSVRGNDATIIVDGLKMRVPLNQLKKAGETPQTKTIPKSKKTDVTVQRTGASVSVKVLGMYADEAIAKVDKFLSDALVNGLNEVQIIHGTGSGVLAKLITEYLKNHPKIEKFYRMPGNLGITIVEL; translated from the coding sequence GTGTCAGCACAGCAACACAGTGAAAAATCCATCATCCAAAAACTTGACTTAGACGGTTATATTGCCAGGTTTAAACAATTTTTTGCCAGAGAAAAATCGGTTGTAATGATGGGGGATATCAATCAGCATTACCGTTATATCAAGGCGCTTTGTGATGTGCAATTTCCTCCTCCTTATGATGTACCAAATCTTGACAGAGAAATAACCCTTGTCAAAAAACAAGGCGTGCTTGCCTTGGATGAAATTTATGCTTTTGTGAAAATGTTGTCTTATTTTAATACCCTTGCAGTACTTGATTTGCCTGAACCGCTTTTTTCATGGATAAAAAGTATTCAAATACCTCAAGAAATGAGTGAGATTATAGGATACTTTGCCGATGATGGACAGATCAATGCCGAGCGTGATCCCGAACTTTTTGATCTGGAAAGAGCCATCAAGCAAAATAAGGCACAGATCAAAGAGACACTCTATAAGCTGGCCCACTCAAGTAAATTATTGCCCTATTTGGTGGATTCTCAAGTCCATTTCAATGGCGGCGAAGAGACACTTTTGGCGCGCGGAGGGTTTAATAACGTTATAAAAGCGACAGTGGCAGGCAGAAGTGCCGGGGGGTATTTTTATATCATTCCCCAAAGTATCTCTCATCTCAAAGAGAAAGAAGCAGCGCTTCTCAGCGGCAAAGAGGAGCTGATCTATCGCTATTGTAAGAAAATTTCTGCGACTTTTTTCAAGTGGGAGCGATTTATTTCGTTTATCAATAAAGAGTATGACAGGTTTGACCACTATCAGGCGCGCGTGAGTTTTGCCAGGGCCAATGAGTATGAGTTTGTCCTTCCGGGCAAAGAAAAACGTATTAAATTGCAAGATTTTGCCCATCCTGCTATTGACAATCCTATGCCCATCACGATGGATCTGAATAAAAAAATTATGCTGGTGACCGGAGTGAATGCCGGAGGTAAAACCATGCTGCTCAAATCTATGCTGAGTGCCGTGTACATGAGTAAATATCTTTTGCCTTTTAAGTGCGATGCTTCCAGAACAGAAGTAGGGCATTATAAGAGTATCGAAGCAGTCATTGATGATCCTCAGTCGGTCAAAAATGATATTTCTACTTTTGCGGGCCGTATGGTCGAGTTTGCGAAGCTTTTTGGCAAAGAAGATGCGATAGTAGGTGTTGATGAGATAGAGTTGGGGACAGACAGTGACGAGGCTGCCAGTTTGTTCCGTGTTATGCTTGACGAGCTGCGAAAAAGGGGTATCACCTTCATTGTTACAACACACCATAAGCGTTTGGCTTCTTTGATGGCGAGTGATGATGAGGTGGAGTTGATCGCTGCACTTTATGATGAAGCCATGCGTAGGCCTACATATACTTTTTTGCAAGGGAGTATCGGCAAGAGTTATGCTTTTGAGACTGCAGAACGTTATGGTATCCCTCCTGCTATTGTCGCCAAAGCCAAAGAGGTTTACGGAGAGGATAAGGAAAATCTTAATGAGTTGATCGAGAAATCCACTTCTCTCGAACGAGAGATGCGTACAAAGATCGCCGGCATAGACGAAAAGCTTCTTGCGATTGAAAAGCAGAAACAAAAGCTTCAAGAAGAAGAAGCAAAGCTTCAAGAAAGCCACAGAAAAGCAATCGCTACTTTGGAAAATCGTTACAATGCGGCTACAAAAAAAGCACAAGAAGCACTTAAGGCCAAAGAGTCTACCGAAGGGAGACGATTGCTCAATGAGGCATATCAGCGTAAAACATTTACATCCAAAGAGGTAAAACTAGAAGCGAAAGAGCCCCTCAAAGAAGGAGACAAGGTCAAATACCGTTCCCATAAAGCGCAACTGCTTTCGGTTCGAGGCAATGACGCGACGATCATCGTGGACGGCCTTAAGATGAGAGTGCCGCTCAATCAGCTTAAAAAAGCAGGTGAAACTCCGCAGACCAAAACGATACCAAAATCTAAAAAAACGGATGTTACCGTACAAAGAACAGGCGCAAGTGTTTCAGTAAAAGTGTTAGGAATGTACGCCGATGAAGCCATAGCAAAAGTAGATAAATTTCTCTCTGATGCTTTGGTGAACGGGCTGAATGAAGTGCAGATTATCCACGGTACGGGAAGCGGTGTGCTTGCCAAACTCATCACGGAGTATTTGAAAAATCATCCAAAGATAGAAAAATTTTACCGTATGCCCGGAAACTTAGGAATCACAATCGTTGAATTGTAA
- a CDS encoding 30S ribosomal protein S6, giving the protein MNCYETLFVVKPTLTEEEIASQITKVKDVLAKEGAELVATQDMGMRRLAYPVEKNNRGYYTVLYFKAAGAVIQELERNLRNNEDIIKFLTVKYTKQREVAQFDKLVAAASRGASQSAKVEEAAQVQEEAKEA; this is encoded by the coding sequence ATGAATTGTTATGAAACACTGTTTGTAGTTAAACCTACACTTACAGAAGAAGAGATTGCATCACAAATCACTAAAGTGAAAGATGTTCTTGCCAAAGAAGGCGCCGAGCTTGTGGCTACTCAAGATATGGGCATGAGAAGACTTGCTTATCCTGTAGAAAAAAATAACAGAGGGTACTATACTGTTCTTTACTTTAAAGCAGCGGGTGCAGTCATCCAAGAGCTTGAAAGAAATCTTAGAAACAATGAAGACATCATCAAGTTTTTGACCGTAAAATATACCAAACAAAGAGAAGTAGCACAATTTGACAAACTTGTAGCAGCAGCAAGCAGAGGCGCAAGCCAATCAGCTAAAGTTGAAGAAGCGGCTCAAGTTCAAGAAGAAGCAAAAGAAGCGTAA
- a CDS encoding integrase produces MSDLLTAFEEYIGVTKALDALTVSSYLSDLKQLEKKTQKSLTALNTSDVLKFLAAFENKRTLNRKLSAINTFFHFCHLQNFSHEVIKIPMAKISQNLPKYLDHKEILEAVEHIDRSTLMGLRDYALILFLYASGCRISEALSVQRSDIVEGWLKIRFAKGEKERMVPLAPIALSALENYLKAQHLSNSHIWLNYKSEQLSRISAFKIVKKYLGVSPHVLRHSFATSLIIGGADLRVVQELLGHSSLETTQIYTHIQKQNLADTMRSFHPLA; encoded by the coding sequence ATGAGTGATTTGCTTACGGCTTTTGAAGAATATATCGGCGTGACAAAAGCGTTGGATGCACTCACGGTTTCTTCTTATCTCAGCGATCTTAAGCAGCTCGAAAAAAAGACCCAAAAATCCCTTACGGCTCTGAACACCTCCGACGTCTTAAAATTTTTAGCTGCTTTTGAAAACAAACGTACGCTCAATCGTAAACTTTCGGCCATCAACACTTTTTTTCATTTTTGTCATCTCCAAAATTTTTCGCATGAAGTTATCAAGATCCCTATGGCAAAAATATCTCAAAATCTTCCCAAATATTTAGATCACAAAGAGATACTGGAAGCAGTTGAACACATAGACAGAAGTACGCTTATGGGGTTAAGGGATTATGCCCTGATCCTTTTTTTGTATGCAAGCGGTTGCCGTATTTCTGAAGCATTAAGCGTGCAGCGCAGTGATATTGTCGAAGGTTGGCTGAAAATTCGGTTTGCCAAAGGAGAAAAAGAGCGCATGGTTCCTTTAGCGCCTATTGCTTTAAGCGCTCTGGAAAACTATCTTAAGGCCCAGCATTTAAGCAACAGCCATATTTGGTTAAACTACAAATCAGAACAATTGAGCCGTATCTCTGCCTTTAAGATCGTCAAAAAATATTTGGGCGTATCTCCGCATGTCCTTCGTCATTCTTTTGCTACATCGCTTATCATTGGAGGAGCAGATTTGCGTGTAGTCCAAGAACTGCTGGGACACAGTTCGCTGGAGACAACGCAGATCTATACCCATATTCAAAAACAAAACCTTGCCGATACGATGCGAAGCTTCCATCCTCTTGCGTAA
- a CDS encoding ribonuclease HII translates to MPELKIGGFTLKPFGLEVKAMMQNYLKELKVDSSDYTFAANFIWFSSASGFYAIIEDTFCLFSMTGSELTMPLPPLGDKKNVYKAIINCFGIMNKNNTSRYYSKIEYIDETMLEDFVDHLEEGTFIFEMLDDFIIEKKLVDYIYQADDLIELKGNSYHTKRNEINKFKKAYPDHEIMVLDPDIHGKDIIDLFNKWIADRIKYMPKEEADIFLEGIYLERQAIKRMIQYYRKLDLFGIILYIGGECKGFTVGEKINDTTASVIIEKTDFKILGCAQFIFREFSKILKEMFGVTYINVGDDMGFENLKKVKMSYRPYRLLPKYTLYQK, encoded by the coding sequence ATGCCCGAATTGAAAATAGGCGGTTTTACACTTAAGCCTTTTGGTCTTGAGGTAAAAGCTATGATGCAAAATTATCTTAAAGAACTCAAGGTAGACAGCAGCGACTATACTTTTGCTGCAAATTTTATTTGGTTTTCGAGTGCAAGCGGTTTTTATGCGATCATAGAGGATACGTTTTGTCTTTTCAGTATGACAGGAAGCGAGCTTACGATGCCCTTGCCGCCCTTGGGAGACAAGAAAAATGTCTATAAAGCGATTATTAACTGTTTTGGAATTATGAATAAAAATAATACTTCACGATATTACTCTAAGATAGAGTATATAGATGAGACAATGTTGGAAGATTTTGTCGATCACCTTGAAGAGGGGACCTTTATTTTTGAAATGCTTGACGATTTTATTATTGAAAAAAAACTTGTCGATTATATCTATCAAGCAGATGATCTCATAGAACTTAAAGGTAATTCATATCATACAAAACGAAACGAGATCAACAAATTCAAAAAAGCTTATCCCGACCACGAGATCATGGTTTTGGATCCGGATATCCATGGTAAAGATATTATCGATCTTTTCAATAAATGGATAGCTGATCGTATTAAATATATGCCCAAAGAAGAAGCAGATATTTTTTTAGAAGGGATCTATCTAGAAAGACAAGCGATCAAAAGAATGATACAGTATTATAGAAAATTAGATCTTTTTGGGATTATACTTTATATAGGAGGAGAATGTAAGGGTTTTACTGTGGGAGAAAAAATTAACGATACTACTGCAAGTGTCATTATTGAAAAAACTGATTTTAAAATACTAGGGTGCGCACAGTTTATTTTTAGAGAATTTTCAAAAATTCTCAAAGAGATGTTTGGTGTCACTTATATCAATGTCGGAGATGATATGGGATTCGAAAATCTCAAAAAAGTTAAAATGTCCTATCGGCCTTATCGACTACTTCCAAAATATACACTTTATCAAAAATGA
- a CDS encoding DNA polymerase III subunit delta produces the protein MYQKEFDLKLKTSLPKAVLFYGENEYALDRYLDFYIQKLDARESMLALYFDEWDFGQAKAFLSQTSLFGGTNLLIVKHDKKIPKKELDTLVELANKNSDNYFLHVFSGTDKEARDVQSSFSDKSGGVWVRFFVPNLREGIAALEQKARELHLDIDTFALQHLLALLHNNLALCANELEKLAILGTKITSKDIDRLVYSTAPLAIEELLIDLFNKKPVTATITKLLELGEDEFAILRATQYFVNQIFLFHAYIKLHGTVDSYQILGYKLPKPIEEQKAALALRIKSAVLLKIFEHLLESEIAMKKAPPSQKEGLLYGILIRLQGYL, from the coding sequence ATGTACCAAAAAGAATTTGATCTTAAACTCAAAACCTCATTGCCAAAAGCCGTACTTTTTTACGGCGAAAACGAGTATGCTCTCGATCGTTATCTGGACTTTTATATCCAAAAACTCGATGCAAGAGAGAGTATGCTTGCGCTTTATTTTGATGAGTGGGATTTTGGGCAGGCAAAGGCGTTTCTCTCCCAAACTTCTCTTTTTGGCGGAACCAATCTGCTCATCGTCAAACACGACAAGAAGATCCCAAAAAAAGAGCTCGATACCCTTGTGGAGCTTGCCAACAAAAACAGTGACAACTATTTTCTTCATGTATTTAGCGGTACGGACAAAGAGGCCAGGGATGTGCAAAGCTCTTTTAGCGACAAAAGCGGCGGCGTGTGGGTCCGTTTTTTTGTGCCAAACCTTCGCGAAGGTATAGCGGCACTCGAACAAAAGGCGCGCGAACTGCATCTAGATATCGATACCTTTGCCCTGCAGCATCTTTTGGCGCTGCTTCACAACAATCTTGCGCTTTGCGCGAACGAATTGGAAAAACTTGCTATTTTGGGCACCAAGATAACCAGCAAGGATATCGACAGGCTGGTCTACTCGACTGCACCCTTGGCGATCGAGGAGCTGCTCATTGATCTCTTTAACAAAAAACCCGTCACAGCCACGATCACCAAACTGCTTGAACTGGGAGAAGATGAGTTTGCTATCCTGCGTGCAACACAGTATTTTGTCAATCAGATCTTTTTGTTTCATGCCTATATCAAGCTGCACGGCACTGTCGATTCGTATCAAATACTCGGCTACAAACTCCCTAAGCCTATCGAAGAACAAAAAGCCGCGCTGGCACTGCGTATCAAATCTGCTGTTTTATTAAAAATCTTTGAACATCTCTTAGAAAGCGAGATTGCGATGAAAAAAGCACCCCCTTCTCAAAAAGAAGGATTGCTTTACGGCATACTGATCAGATTGCAGGGGTATTTGTAA